A region from the Canis lupus dingo isolate Sandy chromosome X, ASM325472v2, whole genome shotgun sequence genome encodes:
- the LOC112649242 gene encoding rhox homeobox family member 1-like produces MEPPPASSQDDAAYRGPGVEELRGERPDTKPVVISVTTGDVEKDLESEPELGAEAAAEESHGGAGAPGPVDDENQRGGGGDGGGDEEEEEEPPQQQDEASAAAEGPQPQDPQQRLLRGLFTRLELKELESVFQRAQYPDVFARKDLTICVDVSETSKPEKSNLPGEQS; encoded by the exons ATGGAGCCTCCGCCCGCGAGCAGCCAAGACGACGCCGCTTACCGCGGCCCAGGCGTCGAGGAGCTCCGAGGAGAACGGCCTG atacgAAGCCTGTGGTGATCTCAGTAACCACAGGAGACGTCGAGAAGGATCTCGAGTCCGAGcctgagctgggggcagaggcagccGCAGAAGAAAGCCACGGTGGCGCGGGAGCTCCCGGCCCCGTGGACGACGAAAACCAGAGGGGgggcggcggcgacggcggcggcgacgaggaggaggaggaggagcccccGCAGCAGCAGGACGAGGCCTCCGCAGCCGCCGAGGGGCCGCAGCCCCAGGACCCGCAGCAGCGCCTCCTCCGCGGCTTGTTCACCCGGTTGGAGCTGAAGGAGCTGGAGAGCGTTTTCCAACGCGCTCAATACCCTGACGTGTTCGCGCG AAAGGATCTTACAATATGCGTGGATGTGTCAGAGACCAGTAAACCTGAAAAAAGCAATTTGCCTGGGGAGCAATCGTAA